Proteins encoded in a region of the Hypomesus transpacificus isolate Combined female chromosome 17, fHypTra1, whole genome shotgun sequence genome:
- the LOC124479460 gene encoding myeloid-associated differentiation marker-like protein 2: MDSHGGHFLNKGAVLSFLGAARMCQLLLSCTIMALVAHGAGYSASYGTFCMFVWCFSFAVTLVVFVLDVTRLHACMPISWDNFTVAFAMLATLMYITASVVYPVYFLQTECPAEGCEVRNYGIAVTVCSSVCSFAYAAEVFLTRAKPGHVVGYMATMSGLLKVVQAFVACIIFGALANDSEYTHHIPTQYCVVVYSLCFSVTVVVVAATVSGRTSALRFPFDRFVVIYTFLAMLLYLSTALVWPIFSFDKKYGTTSRPEDCLRGKCAWDSKLVVAVFTNVNLILYFTDLVYSQRIRFVSQSAA, encoded by the coding sequence ATGGACTCTCATGGAGGACACTTCCTCAACAAGGGAGCCGTGCTGTCTTTCCTGGGAGCTGCCCGCATGTGCCAACTGCTGCTCAGCTGCACCATCATGGCCCTAGTGGCCCACGGTGCGGGCTACAGCGCCTCCTACGGGACGTTTTGCATGTTCGTGTGGTGCTTCAGCTTCGCCGTCACCTTGGTGGTGTTCGTCCTGGACGTGACGCGGCTCCACGCTTGCATGCCCATCTCCTGGGACAACTTCACCGTAGCCTTCGCCATGCTGGCCACCCTCATGTACATCACCGCCTCCGTCGTCTACCCCGTCTACTTCCTCCAGACGGAGTGCCCCGCCGAGGGCTGCGAGGTGAGGAACTACGGCATCGCCGTCACCGTCTGCTCCAGCGTTTGTAGCTTCGCCTATGCGGCTGAGGTGTTCCTGACCCGGGCCAAGCCTGGCCACGTCGTGGGCTACATGGCCACCATGTCGGGCCTACTCAAGGTGGTCCAGGCCTTCGTGGCGTGCATCATCTTTGGAGCCCTGGCCAACGACAGCGAGTACACCCACCACATCCCCACCCAGTACTGTGTGGTGGTGTACAGCCTGTGCTTCTCCGTTACCGTGGTGGTGGTTGCCGCGACCGTGTCGGGGAGGACCTCCGCCCTGCGTTTCCCTTTCGACCGCTTTGTGGTGATCTACACCTTCCTGGCCATGCTTCTGTACCTCAGCACCGCCCTGGTGTGGCCCATCTTCAGCTTCGATAAGAAGTACGGCACCACCTCCCGCCCGGAGGACTGCCTACGGGGGAAGTGTGCCTGGGACAGCAAGCTGGTGGTGGCCGTGTTCACCAACGTCAACCTCATCCTTTACTTCACTGACCTGGTGTACTCCCAGAGGATCCGCTTTGTCTCCCAGTCTGCTGCCTAG